In the genome of Maribacter forsetii DSM 18668, the window AGGGTGTAAGAATAAACAAACTACTGGTTTTAAATTTAGTGAAACTAGTATTTCATTAATTCAAGATGCAATGAACAAGGGTGAAGTTAATGCTCAATATCTTGTTGAAGGTTATTTAAAAAGGATAGAAGCATATGATAAAAAAGGACCTTCAATTAACTCTGTTATTCTAGTTAATCCCAAAGCAATGGAAAGGGCCATTTATTTGGACAGTTTATATTCTAGAGGAGTTATTTTAGGACCTTTGCATGGAATACCCATTATTGTAAAGGATAATTACGATGTTAAAGGTCTTCCCACAAGTAACGGAACATTAGCCTTGAAAGATTCTTATCCTCCCAATGATGCTTTTTTGGTAAAACAAATGAAAGATGCAGGTGCTATTATTTTAGCAAAGTCAAATCTTGCAGAATTTGCTTCCAGTGGTTACTTTACTGTGAGTTCAGTTTTACCTGGTTATTCTAGAAATCCGTATGATACACGACGAACTACAGCAGGTTCTAGTGGTGGTACTGCAGCTTCTATTGCGGCAAGTTTTGCAGTAGTGGGTCTTGGTACAGATACCGGTAGTTCTATAAGGGGTCCTTCTTCACACCAAGCACTTGTAGGTATTAGATCTACTATGGGTTTGACTAGTCGTGATGGTATCGTTCCTTTAGCGCTAACAAATGATATTGGAGGTCCTATGGGTAGAACGGTAGAAGATGTTGCAATTGTTTTTGATGTAATAGCCGGCTACGATTCAACAGATGTAGTAACTGCAAAAAGTATTAATGTAAAAGAAGAATCCTACCAATCATTTTTGGGTAGAAGTGTAGTTGACAAAAGGGTAGGAGTTGTTCACCAGTTATTTATTCCTGAAGAATCTGACTCTAGTGTTTATCGGTTGATGATTAAAGCTATTAAGGATATGTCAACTTTAGGGGTAACTATGGTAGATTCTGTTAAGTTACCTCATTTAGACTCATTAAATAAAGCCCGTACAGCAATTAGTGAACTAAAAAGAGATTATAATGGGTATTTGGCAAGTTTAGGTGATAGTGCTAAGTATACATCTTTACAGGAAATTATTGAATCGAAAGAATATCATCCTTATTTGAAGAGTAATCTTCAAAACGCCCAAGCGGATGTAGATATACCAGAAGAGCATAATGACTGGGGCAAGAACCAAGAACTAAGGCAAGCATTAAGAGATCATATTACCAATGTAATGGATAGTTTAAATTTGGACGCTTTGATTTATCCAACCTTTACTTATCCACCAAGATTGATAGGAGATTTAAACGGACCGAGGGGCGCTAATAGTATAAAACTGTCACCTCCAACAGGTTTTCCTGCAATTGCCGTACCAATGGGGTACTCTTATGATAAATATCCGGCAGGTTTTCAATTGTTAGGTAGACCATTTAGCGAAGGTTTATTGTTTCAGTTAGCTTACGCATATGAACAAAAAATGAAAAATAGAAGAGCTCCAGAGGGTTTTCCAGAATTATAGAAAATAGTGTATCTGTTTAAAGTATTACGTTAATCGATTATATTCTCTTGTGTTTTTATCTGGGGTGCTTGACCTATAGTATTGAGCGATAAGAACTAAATACTGTTCATAGTCCGTTTTACGATGCCACTTGTTTTTGTATTATAGTATACTTTTTTTTACTTACTCTTCTTTCGATGATTTCTCTAAAGTGTCTTGTTGAAATGACCATATCTCAGAGATTGGCACTATTTTTCTTGTCAAATCATCAATGTGCTTATGTTCTGTCCACAAAAATGGATAGAATGTGATACCTTGATTTCCATTAATTTCAGATATTTCTTTTTCCCAACCTGTCCACCGTGCATTAGCGTAGAATTGAGATAGATCACCAGTAAATGTCCACCATAAAAAATCAGAATATCTAATATCCATAGGCTCCCATTCTAAAGCATCAGGTGCGAAATAATAGATGTTACCTAAATCAGTACCCAATGCACCTCCGTTTATGGCATAAAATCCGCCGACTACATCATCGGCAATTAAGAATATAGCTGGTTTATCTCCGTAATCTTTGAACGTTTTACCTTTGTTAAACTTAGGTAAAGTTCTATCTAGCTTTTGGTTACCAGAACCCAAAATTCTGATCCAACCATGGTCTATTAAGAGACCGCCAGTTTCATATATTATAGCTCCCATGGGGGAGCGAGTTGATACTTGAGTTTGATACAGTGCATTGTCTGCTTCTTTCTCGTTTTTGGGTAGAATTTCAACTTTATTGGTTGCATTATTTATCCATTCAGTAACTAATGCCCAGCCTGGTTCTTCAATATTTATTAATTCATTTATTGCTTTCATACTGATTAATACAGATTTAATGATGCGTTGCAAACACCGATTTAATATGGTTATTTTTCTATTAGAATCTGTTACTTCTTTCTTTTAAACAAGAATTTATGTACTCGGTTTAATGTACTGCCCAAAAAGTTCCAAAATTTATGTAGAATTCCCTCAAAAATTACGTCAACGAAGAAACTAACTATAGCATCAAAAATCATCTGGTGTATTTATAAACTTTAAAAACTTAAATGGCAAGTAATTAATAGGGTAGAGGTAAGTTACTATTTGGTTATTGCCCAATCTTGACCTCCGTATGCTGTCCAAGAACAATCTTCAGGTTCCTTTAATATGCTTTTGACCATTTCAATAAGTTTTGGGTCTTCATCTTTAAAAATTGAATCTCCGGCCATAATTAGTGCTCTGCTTAACTCATCATGCATTTTATCTTTGTTCTGCACTAAATAGTTTAATTGCCCTAGCCTTAGATGTAAAAACGGATTGCCGATGGTATCTTTAAATTGCATAGCAAAATTGAAATTATCAAAAGCATCTTCAATCCATCTTTCAGAAAAACATACTTCAGCGATATGCAGAATTACATATCTACCTTCCCTAGTTCTTTTTTGGTCGTCAGTTAACGATTCATAAATTTTCATGAGCTGGTTAACCCTAATCTCCACATCTAAATCTTTATTAGTGGTGATTTTGTCGATGTGGGCTACTTTATTTGCTATAGATTCTGGTATGTCAATGTACTGCTTGATCTTTGCAATGTTCGCTTCTTTTTTAGATTGTAATTGAACTGGTTCTTGTTTTTTGTCGCTCTTCTTTAAAAAATCAAATAGCCCCATATGAATGCGTTGTAATATTTAATATTTCTATTTAAGTATTAATCTTCTTTCAATTTCAACAGTACCTCTTTACCGTGTTCATTATTAGGGTCTAAGGCTACAGATTTTTCATACATTTCAATAGCTTCATCTTTTTTGTCAGACATGAGTAAAGCTTCACCATAACTATCATAAGCATTGGCACTTTCTGGAAATAATATGGTGGTTGTTTTAAATACGTCTAGCGCTTTGTCCAATTCTTGGGTTTGTAAAAAGGAGTAACCCAATGTATTTAAATCGTGTTCTGAACGATTATGGACCTTAGTTTTGATTGATAGGTCAATTGCATTGTCCAAAGCCTTTTGTAAGACTACATTTTGTTGGTTTTCATCTAATGTTTTTACATAGGCTTTAACAATGACGTTGATTACTAAACCAGGATTATCATAAAAAATAGCATGACCACTGCTTTCAGCTATAATGTTGGTTACATTGTTGTTATTATTACCTAAATCTACATGAACTTTTTTCCATCTATTTGAATATTCTTCTGGATATACTGGGGCAGATTTATCTGGAAAAATATTTGTAACAGGAATATTTTCAGGAAACTGTGTGTTTCGTAATGAACGCATAATTTCATTGTAATTATAATTCAGGTAATAATCGCCGGTACCCTTTGGTATGGTATTTATGTCAACAAACATATCTCTCATAGCTAAGAAATCATCATTCCAAAAATCACTGAGCGTAGCATCTATTAAAACAATCGATTTTACTTTCTTAGGATGTTTATTCGCGTATAATAGATTATAGAGACCACCATAGGAATGTGAAACCAAAATAATATCATCATCGTATCCTAATTTTGCAAGTCCGGTTTCTAATTCCTTTATTCCGTTTTCAATATCGAAATCTGAATCGTTCTTCAATTTCGGATTTAATTCACTTTGCCCAAAACCAGATCTGTCATAGGTAATTAGTGTTGTACCGGTAACTTTATGTATCCTTTCTAAAATAGGTGCCCAAACAGAACTGTTATCACCGCCACCAGCTTCAAAAAGAATAGGAGTTCCTTCTCCTTTCATAATATTGAAATGCATGTTATAGCCACCAATATCTACTAGGGTATCTTCTGTTTGAGAATGTATCGTAAACGATAGAGAGAAAAGAGCTAAGAAAGTAAAATAGAAATTTTTCATTTTTTAATGGTTTAATAGATTAGTTAGATGTAATAATTACTTATTCGTTTAATCCACAACAATTAAGCCAGTTATTTTGGCTAGACATCTTAAAGGAAAACATGCTTTCTTGCAAAGGAATACTAAAGTTTTAGGGCATTATTAGGAAGCTATAATATCTAAAGATTAGTGAAATGTATTACTCGCTATATTAGTAAATATCCAAGACTACCTTAGACATTAATTTTTACTTTTTTAAATAAATTTGGTAACACGTCTTCTAAATCTGGAATTTTCCAATTTCTATCTCTTTTTATATCGCTTAAAACAATTTCACTTTTTATTTCAGCCTGTTCTTTTTCTGTTTCAGGTTTATTCCAGAAATCACTTTCCACTTTTTGAAATGCCTTCTTTTTAATTCCTGTTTTTTCTTTATATAGCTTTGCAGCTAACAGCCTTAATTCGGTATACTCGCAATTATTTTTTGGGGTATTAATTTGTGCTAATGTGTCTGCATTGGCCAAGGCGTCTAGATAAACTTTTTTGCCCTGTATTATGAGCCAACCTGTAAAATTGTAGGTGTTTGTGTAAGAACCTTCATTGATTAAAAATTGTGCCGTCCAAATTAAATTACTTGGTACTGAAATAATGGCAATTTCATATAACTCATAAATAAATTGAAAATGCAGTAATTCTTCAATTGATAAAACCGAAAGTCTTTTATTGAAGTTTATAGTAAGTTGTTCATTATCTGAATTTGATTTTTCCTTTACATCTTCAATGATGGTCCAAAATAGTTCTTTATTCATTTTAATCTGTGTTTAGGTTTTTTTATGTTTTCATACACTAAATTAAATTTCTACATGCTACTATATTGTCATTTTTTCTTAACTATATAAAGTCCTTGACTTTTACTTTTGTTTGCATTTGAGGGATATGAATACCGTATAAAAGACACTTCTGTTTCTGCTCTAAACTGTTCAGGAAGTGTATAGTTATTTAAATATGCGTCTGATTGAAAAAACCAAAATGGATATTTAGCAGCATCTTCTTTAAATCTCACATACTCATTTCCTTTATGTAATTTATAATAACCAACACCTAAAAACTGAGCTATTATAGGGGTATAGGTAT includes:
- a CDS encoding DUF2625 domain-containing protein, with protein sequence MKAINELINIEEPGWALVTEWINNATNKVEILPKNEKEADNALYQTQVSTRSPMGAIIYETGGLLIDHGWIRILGSGNQKLDRTLPKFNKGKTFKDYGDKPAIFLIADDVVGGFYAINGGALGTDLGNIYYFAPDALEWEPMDIRYSDFLWWTFTGDLSQFYANARWTGWEKEISEINGNQGITFYPFLWTEHKHIDDLTRKIVPISEIWSFQQDTLEKSSKEE
- a CDS encoding amidase, translated to MNKGEVNAQYLVEGYLKRIEAYDKKGPSINSVILVNPKAMERAIYLDSLYSRGVILGPLHGIPIIVKDNYDVKGLPTSNGTLALKDSYPPNDAFLVKQMKDAGAIILAKSNLAEFASSGYFTVSSVLPGYSRNPYDTRRTTAGSSGGTAASIAASFAVVGLGTDTGSSIRGPSSHQALVGIRSTMGLTSRDGIVPLALTNDIGGPMGRTVEDVAIVFDVIAGYDSTDVVTAKSINVKEESYQSFLGRSVVDKRVGVVHQLFIPEESDSSVYRLMIKAIKDMSTLGVTMVDSVKLPHLDSLNKARTAISELKRDYNGYLASLGDSAKYTSLQEIIESKEYHPYLKSNLQNAQADVDIPEEHNDWGKNQELRQALRDHITNVMDSLNLDALIYPTFTYPPRLIGDLNGPRGANSIKLSPPTGFPAIAVPMGYSYDKYPAGFQLLGRPFSEGLLFQLAYAYEQKMKNRRAPEGFPEL
- a CDS encoding DUF4240 domain-containing protein, yielding MNKELFWTIIEDVKEKSNSDNEQLTINFNKRLSVLSIEELLHFQFIYELYEIAIISVPSNLIWTAQFLINEGSYTNTYNFTGWLIIQGKKVYLDALANADTLAQINTPKNNCEYTELRLLAAKLYKEKTGIKKKAFQKVESDFWNKPETEKEQAEIKSEIVLSDIKRDRNWKIPDLEDVLPNLFKKVKINV
- a CDS encoding alpha/beta fold hydrolase — translated: MKNFYFTFLALFSLSFTIHSQTEDTLVDIGGYNMHFNIMKGEGTPILFEAGGGDNSSVWAPILERIHKVTGTTLITYDRSGFGQSELNPKLKNDSDFDIENGIKELETGLAKLGYDDDIILVSHSYGGLYNLLYANKHPKKVKSIVLIDATLSDFWNDDFLAMRDMFVDINTIPKGTGDYYLNYNYNEIMRSLRNTQFPENIPVTNIFPDKSAPVYPEEYSNRWKKVHVDLGNNNNNVTNIIAESSGHAIFYDNPGLVINVIVKAYVKTLDENQQNVVLQKALDNAIDLSIKTKVHNRSEHDLNTLGYSFLQTQELDKALDVFKTTTILFPESANAYDSYGEALLMSDKKDEAIEMYEKSVALDPNNEHGKEVLLKLKED